A genomic window from Cloacibacillus evryensis DSM 19522 includes:
- a CDS encoding PaaI family thioesterase, with amino-acid sequence MAEAKKLNSWCFVCGAENPQGLHIKKLRTEHGCRCDFTVERGWCGYAGILHGGIHAAILDEIMGDAVNDRLKTAVTLDMTIRYISPGREGMALVCEGEVASVSGRRAKARGTIREAATGKLISEATGHYLRVDVENLKERADGQDAAGI; translated from the coding sequence ATGGCGGAAGCAAAGAAATTAAACAGTTGGTGCTTCGTCTGCGGGGCTGAAAATCCTCAGGGGCTGCACATCAAAAAACTTCGCACCGAGCATGGCTGCCGCTGCGATTTTACCGTGGAGCGCGGATGGTGCGGCTATGCCGGTATCCTCCACGGAGGGATACATGCGGCGATCCTCGACGAGATCATGGGCGACGCCGTGAACGACAGGCTCAAAACCGCCGTGACGCTCGACATGACGATAAGATATATAAGCCCGGGGCGCGAGGGCATGGCGCTCGTGTGCGAGGGCGAGGTCGCGTCCGTTTCCGGCAGGCGCGCCAAGGCGCGCGGGACGATCCGCGAAGCCGCGACGGGAAAGCTCATCTCGGAGGCGACGGGGCACTATCTAAGGGTGGATGTGGAGAACCTGAAGGAAAGGGCAGACGGACAGGACGCGGCTGGCATATAA
- a CDS encoding DUF4118 domain-containing protein, whose amino-acid sequence MEELKRPSPEELLSRLKDQREKEEGTLKIFFGYAAGVGKTYAMLEAARRAKSQGIDVAVGYIEPHTRPETMALLEGLETLPVRSVGYRGLKLDEFDLDGALARHPKLILVDELAHTNAPGSRHVKRYQDIKELLRAGIDVYTTVNVQHIESLNDIVASITGVTVAERVPDDVFDRAELIEVIDLEPDDLIERIESGKVYKNERAKRALGGFFTKKNLGALREITLRRTADKQSRAAMAEGGGVNAGEHVLTCLSAAPSNAKVIRTAARLAEAFHSRFTALYVETGGGRPGDGGGRRLQMNIKLAEDLGAQIVTAYGDDIAGQIAQYASQSGVTKAVLGRTNHKNGLFGRKKSLIDRLTETAPELDVYIIPDRQPPYRVKKQYGGGLELSWRDTAYALLIFAAATLFSYVFFRAGFQNVNTIAFYMLAVLFTSLLTRGYIYGAALSFASVAAFNYLFIEPLYSFTMYDPAYPVVLIVMLCASLLAGSLAARIKKQAELASGSAYMTEVLLETSRLLNKSGGFASTAEVAERQLRKLLDRPVFIYGEAEPGRLARISPVKLPKEERAYESEEEMGVAEWVRTNNRRAGAATETLPGAKCLYMAVRGGDGKVLAVAAIAAGPQPPLTAFEKNLIRAMLDECGVALEKALLYDRYVPKEGGTDKDLSEN is encoded by the coding sequence ATGGAAGAGCTGAAACGCCCCTCGCCGGAAGAGCTGCTCTCACGGCTGAAAGATCAGCGGGAGAAAGAGGAGGGGACGCTGAAAATATTCTTCGGCTACGCCGCCGGCGTCGGCAAGACATACGCGATGCTCGAGGCGGCGCGGCGCGCGAAAAGCCAGGGAATAGACGTGGCCGTCGGCTATATCGAGCCGCACACGCGTCCCGAGACGATGGCGCTGCTTGAGGGACTGGAGACGCTGCCGGTGAGAAGTGTCGGGTACAGGGGCTTGAAGCTCGACGAATTCGACCTCGACGGCGCGCTCGCCCGCCATCCGAAGCTGATTCTCGTAGACGAGCTGGCCCACACGAACGCCCCCGGCTCTCGCCACGTAAAGCGCTATCAGGATATCAAGGAGCTGCTGCGGGCCGGCATCGACGTATACACCACCGTCAACGTCCAGCATATCGAGAGCCTGAACGACATCGTCGCCTCGATAACGGGCGTGACGGTTGCCGAGCGCGTGCCTGACGACGTCTTTGACCGCGCGGAGCTCATCGAAGTGATAGACCTTGAGCCCGACGACCTTATCGAACGCATAGAGTCCGGAAAGGTATATAAGAACGAGCGGGCGAAGAGGGCGCTCGGCGGCTTCTTCACCAAAAAAAACCTCGGCGCCCTGCGCGAGATCACGCTGCGCCGCACCGCAGACAAGCAGAGCAGGGCGGCGATGGCGGAGGGCGGCGGCGTCAATGCCGGCGAGCATGTGCTCACCTGTCTCTCCGCCGCCCCCTCCAACGCGAAGGTCATCCGGACGGCGGCGCGTCTCGCGGAGGCCTTTCACAGCCGCTTCACGGCGCTCTACGTGGAAACCGGGGGCGGCAGGCCGGGAGACGGCGGCGGACGGCGGCTCCAAATGAATATAAAGCTCGCGGAGGATCTCGGCGCGCAGATAGTAACGGCCTACGGCGACGACATCGCCGGACAGATCGCGCAATACGCCAGCCAGAGCGGCGTGACGAAGGCGGTGCTCGGGCGCACGAACCACAAAAACGGCCTCTTCGGGCGAAAAAAGAGCCTCATCGACCGCCTCACCGAGACGGCCCCCGAACTCGACGTTTACATCATACCCGACCGGCAGCCGCCCTACCGCGTGAAAAAACAGTACGGCGGCGGATTGGAACTCTCCTGGCGGGACACGGCATACGCGCTGCTGATCTTCGCCGCGGCGACGCTGTTCTCTTATGTCTTCTTCCGCGCCGGTTTCCAAAACGTCAATACGATCGCCTTTTACATGCTCGCGGTGCTCTTTACCTCGCTCCTGACGCGCGGATATATCTATGGCGCCGCGCTCTCCTTCGCCAGCGTCGCCGCCTTCAACTATCTCTTCATCGAGCCGCTATATTCGTTCACCATGTACGACCCGGCCTATCCCGTCGTCCTTATCGTAATGCTGTGCGCGAGCCTGCTCGCCGGCTCTTTGGCGGCGCGTATCAAAAAACAGGCGGAACTTGCCTCCGGCAGCGCCTATATGACCGAGGTGCTGCTGGAGACAAGCCGGCTGCTCAACAAATCCGGGGGCTTCGCCTCCACCGCGGAAGTCGCGGAGAGGCAGCTGAGAAAGCTGCTCGACAGGCCCGTATTCATCTACGGGGAGGCGGAGCCGGGACGCTTGGCGAGGATATCTCCGGTAAAGCTGCCGAAGGAGGAAAGAGCCTACGAAAGCGAGGAAGAGATGGGCGTCGCGGAATGGGTCAGGACAAACAACCGTCGCGCCGGGGCGGCCACCGAGACGCTGCCGGGCGCGAAGTGCCTCTATATGGCGGTACGCGGGGGAGACGGCAAGGTCCTCGCGGTAGCCGCCATTGCCGCGGGACCGCAGCCGCCGCTCACAGCCTTTGAAAAAAACCTGATCCGCGCGATGCTCGACGAATGCGGCGTGGCGCTGGAAAAGGCCCTGCTGTACGACAGATATGTGCCGAAGGAGGGCGGAACAGATAAAGACCTATCTGAGAATTGA
- a CDS encoding BACON domain-containing protein yields MLRTNRNRLCLTAAFILLLLALVAAGGCGGSGGGNKLYVMGAMHGDLAEELNELCDISAYDGVSADAPLIVSYKDGSVFDDETAKTIRKFLDAGQSVALEHADEKEINGFLDALGFEGDFIMPSGSSYVEYYGVKILSGDIFSYVTLNDNESQPEIINKFPDEIRSGDILVSQDKTQSWPVTDTSGDETVSFYHSEPDLTPPPADERAAANGIVKWMNGSAEQAKAAAAGKASAQKALNGASSGTNDLTQVSRMYEKTYSASQWGNTFEITVDVYACHTYNEADKLDSDWYFIKQKGQLNPSANYSNQDHKGTTSAVIQDYMVEYGFDNWMVNNDGKTNNNAVLKDSKPDTSVGSTGFSSGISFSLGGNVGFSGLSGSGGISAGVSYSTSESQTVSECQVQNNSKGSVNGVTQQNAAWSYTFSRPLLKGGPYFAACNDFYDAPLASRSLFQPVNQWAWAVGPNDRDNIKGFKFKFKWMTGYSYSAGYAWWIKVAKEEHHNKAAHESEFYVPLEGILPPLIAANNLDFSKAAAHQKLELGTFRDWTAESDKEWCTLSRTEGTKEDANSGVFVDVSENTTGANREATITLKTKDGKGSSTVKVFQSRY; encoded by the coding sequence ATGCTGAGAACAAACCGAAACCGGCTCTGTCTTACCGCCGCGTTCATCCTTCTCCTGCTCGCGCTCGTCGCCGCGGGCGGCTGCGGCGGAAGCGGCGGCGGCAACAAACTTTACGTCATGGGGGCGATGCACGGCGACCTGGCGGAAGAGCTGAACGAATTGTGCGACATCTCCGCATACGACGGAGTGAGCGCCGACGCGCCGCTGATCGTTTCTTATAAGGACGGCTCCGTTTTCGACGACGAAACGGCCAAGACGATACGGAAATTCCTTGACGCGGGGCAGAGCGTGGCGCTGGAGCACGCGGACGAAAAGGAGATAAACGGCTTCCTTGACGCGCTGGGGTTTGAAGGCGATTTCATAATGCCGTCCGGCAGCAGCTATGTCGAATATTACGGCGTAAAGATACTGAGCGGCGACATTTTCTCATATGTAACGCTCAATGACAACGAGTCGCAGCCGGAGATCATCAACAAATTCCCCGACGAGATCAGATCGGGCGATATTCTCGTATCGCAGGACAAGACGCAGTCGTGGCCGGTCACTGATACGTCGGGAGACGAAACCGTGTCCTTCTACCATTCCGAGCCGGATCTGACTCCGCCGCCGGCCGACGAACGCGCGGCGGCGAACGGCATCGTGAAGTGGATGAACGGGAGCGCGGAACAGGCTAAGGCCGCCGCCGCAGGCAAGGCGTCGGCGCAAAAGGCCCTCAACGGCGCTTCCTCGGGGACGAACGACCTTACGCAGGTCTCCCGTATGTATGAAAAAACTTACAGCGCCTCGCAGTGGGGCAATACTTTTGAGATAACGGTGGACGTCTACGCCTGCCACACCTACAACGAGGCCGACAAACTGGATTCCGACTGGTATTTTATCAAGCAGAAGGGCCAACTGAACCCCTCGGCTAATTACAGCAATCAGGATCACAAAGGAACCACCTCGGCGGTGATACAGGATTACATGGTCGAATATGGGTTTGACAACTGGATGGTGAACAACGACGGAAAGACGAACAACAACGCCGTGCTCAAGGATTCGAAGCCTGACACCTCCGTCGGCTCGACGGGCTTCTCCAGCGGCATCTCCTTCTCGCTGGGCGGCAACGTCGGTTTCTCGGGATTGTCGGGCAGCGGCGGCATCAGCGCGGGCGTGAGCTATTCCACCAGCGAGAGCCAAACCGTCTCCGAGTGTCAGGTGCAGAACAATTCTAAGGGATCGGTAAACGGCGTCACCCAGCAGAACGCGGCGTGGAGTTACACCTTCTCGCGCCCGCTGCTGAAGGGCGGCCCCTATTTCGCCGCCTGCAACGACTTTTACGACGCGCCGCTCGCCTCGCGCAGCCTCTTCCAGCCCGTGAATCAGTGGGCGTGGGCTGTCGGCCCCAACGACAGGGACAATATCAAAGGGTTCAAGTTCAAATTCAAGTGGATGACCGGCTATTCCTACAGCGCCGGCTACGCCTGGTGGATAAAGGTCGCCAAAGAGGAACACCACAACAAGGCGGCGCATGAAAGCGAGTTCTACGTCCCCCTCGAAGGGATACTGCCGCCGCTGATCGCCGCCAACAATCTGGACTTTTCAAAGGCCGCGGCCCATCAGAAGCTCGAGCTGGGGACCTTCCGCGACTGGACGGCGGAGAGCGATAAAGAATGGTGCACACTGAGCCGGACGGAGGGGACGAAAGAGGACGCCAACAGCGGCGTTTTTGTGGATGTATCCGAAAACACGACCGGCGCCAACCGCGAGGCCACGATCACGCTGAAAACTAAGGACGGCAAGGGCAGCTCGACGGTGAAAGTCTTCCAGTCAAGATATTAG
- a CDS encoding ArsR/SmtB family transcription factor, whose protein sequence is MVDYAELSEVFKALSDPNRLMIVEMLSGGELCACKLLERFKITQPTLSHHMKTLCHAGLVKRHREGKWMHYTLDDERFSMLTSAIDRLAGKEK, encoded by the coding sequence ATGGTAGATTACGCAGAACTCTCCGAGGTGTTCAAGGCTCTTTCCGACCCCAATCGGCTGATGATCGTGGAGATGCTCTCCGGCGGGGAGCTGTGCGCCTGCAAGCTGCTGGAACGCTTCAAAATAACGCAGCCGACTCTTTCGCACCACATGAAAACGCTCTGCCACGCGGGGCTCGTCAAAAGGCACAGGGAGGGGAAATGGATGCATTACACGCTCGACGACGAGCGCTTTTCCATGCTGACCTCCGCGATAGACAGGCTCGCCGGAAAAGAGAAATGA
- the arsB gene encoding ACR3 family arsenite efflux transporter: MAEKRNKDTLGIFGRWLTLWVALCMAVGVGIGVFLPRVPAFLAKFEYANVSIPVAVLIWLMIYPMMLKIDFSSIVQAVKMPKGLIITCVTNWMVKPFTMYAAASFFFFTVYAGLLAPESAREYLAGAVLLGAAPCTAMVFVWSQLTNGNPAYTLVQVAVNDLIILAAFTPITAFLLGVSGIAIPWNTLLLSVILFVLIPLTAGWLTRKFYIAYRGERDFYRFIKKFEGITTAGLLLTLIIIFSFQGKVILENPVDILLIALPLTLQTFFIFAFGYLWAKLWKLPYDIAAPAGLIGASNFFELAVAVAISLFGLQSGAALATVVGVLIEVPVMLMLVNFCNRTKDWFLKKPVIRPQGR, from the coding sequence ATGGCAGAAAAAAGAAACAAAGACACTTTGGGAATCTTCGGTCGATGGCTGACGCTTTGGGTGGCGCTCTGTATGGCTGTAGGGGTGGGCATCGGCGTATTCCTGCCACGGGTCCCGGCGTTCCTTGCAAAGTTTGAATATGCCAACGTTTCTATCCCTGTTGCGGTGCTGATCTGGCTTATGATCTATCCAATGATGCTCAAGATAGATTTTTCCAGTATCGTTCAGGCGGTCAAAATGCCCAAGGGACTCATCATAACGTGCGTTACCAACTGGATGGTCAAGCCTTTTACGATGTACGCCGCCGCATCGTTTTTCTTCTTCACGGTATATGCGGGGCTGCTGGCCCCCGAGAGCGCGCGGGAATACCTTGCCGGTGCGGTGCTTCTTGGCGCGGCGCCCTGTACCGCGATGGTCTTCGTATGGAGCCAACTTACAAATGGAAATCCGGCATACACGTTGGTACAGGTCGCGGTGAACGATTTAATAATCTTAGCGGCCTTCACGCCAATAACGGCCTTTTTGCTTGGCGTCTCCGGCATCGCTATACCTTGGAACACACTGCTGCTTTCCGTCATTCTTTTTGTGCTGATACCGCTCACCGCGGGATGGCTGACGAGAAAGTTTTATATCGCGTACCGCGGCGAAAGAGATTTTTACCGTTTTATCAAAAAATTTGAAGGCATTACAACGGCAGGACTGCTCCTCACATTGATAATCATCTTTTCCTTTCAGGGAAAAGTAATCCTTGAAAACCCCGTTGATATCTTGCTGATAGCGCTTCCGCTCACACTACAAACCTTCTTTATCTTTGCCTTTGGCTACTTATGGGCGAAATTATGGAAACTGCCTTACGACATAGCTGCTCCGGCAGGGTTGATAGGCGCGAGTAATTTTTTTGAGCTGGCTGTGGCCGTGGCAATATCGCTCTTCGGGCTTCAATCCGGCGCGGCACTCGCAACGGTCGTAGGCGTACTGATTGAAGTACCGGTCATGTTGATGCTGGTCAATTTCTGCAACCGGACAAAAGATTGGTTTTTGAAAAAGCCTGTGATCAGGCCGCAAGGCAGATAA
- a CDS encoding thioredoxin family protein has product MLIMDAIKTILLFFQNQILGMRWLNTLAGQTLSAASIGREPEVEKVTDMARIVSYGVISTPALVVGERVVSVGKILSAGEIAGLLKKEGL; this is encoded by the coding sequence ATGTTAATTATGGATGCAATAAAGACAATTCTTTTATTTTTTCAGAATCAGATATTGGGAATGAGGTGGCTCAACACTCTCGCGGGGCAAACGCTTTCCGCGGCTTCCATCGGACGCGAACCGGAGGTCGAGAAGGTAACCGACATGGCGCGAATCGTCTCATACGGCGTGATCTCTACTCCGGCACTGGTTGTAGGAGAAAGAGTCGTCTCCGTAGGAAAGATCCTTTCCGCCGGCGAGATTGCCGGTTTGCTGAAAAAAGAAGGACTGTGA
- a CDS encoding HAL/PAL/TAL family ammonia-lyase, with protein MNRESMKEARDIKEVILGKEVTIEELAAVARFGAKVSFSDEYRERVNKCRALVDKFVAEKRRMYGITTGLGENVKRAIPEESAIRYQKNTMLTHCTTVGEPMEEEVVRAMLFMMLVNVGSGVSGARLEALEVIAELLNKGVTPWVPLHGSVGYLDAEAHAALVFTGAGRAYYQGELLDGGEALKRAGITPFTPSYKEGLCFVNGCTSINAMGALAAYDARNLVATADVVAACTLEALSANLKAFDERVMAVKPHNEQAATAAHLREILAESAFLKENGGKNLQDALSLRCVPQAHGAARKTVDDAVEAIVTEINSCCDNPIIHPSGEALSACNSDSGFVGIESDSICIAMGYLAKISERRTDRMVNEHVSGLPPFLVANPGENSGYMIVQYSSAGLVGEIRVLSHPASVDSVPTCAFQEDYVSMGYNAAMKAYKVVRLAEYVLGNELLTAVQAAGLRAQKELPLSPVTAAVGAAVREKAPFMENDHYISPDMEWARELVHSGRVRETAERYIGGLY; from the coding sequence ATGAACAGGGAGAGCATGAAAGAGGCGCGCGATATCAAAGAGGTAATTCTGGGCAAAGAGGTAACTATCGAAGAGCTCGCGGCGGTGGCGAGATTTGGCGCGAAAGTATCCTTCAGCGACGAGTACAGGGAGCGCGTCAATAAGTGCCGCGCCCTCGTGGATAAATTTGTTGCGGAAAAACGGCGTATGTACGGCATCACCACCGGGCTCGGCGAGAATGTCAAACGGGCGATCCCCGAAGAATCGGCGATCCGCTATCAGAAAAACACAATGCTGACCCACTGTACCACCGTCGGCGAACCGATGGAGGAGGAGGTCGTGCGCGCGATGCTCTTCATGATGCTCGTCAACGTGGGCAGCGGCGTCTCCGGCGCGCGGCTTGAAGCGCTTGAGGTGATAGCCGAGCTGCTCAACAAAGGGGTCACGCCGTGGGTGCCGCTGCACGGCTCCGTCGGCTACCTTGACGCCGAGGCGCACGCCGCGCTCGTCTTTACGGGAGCGGGAAGGGCTTACTATCAGGGCGAGCTGCTCGACGGCGGCGAGGCGCTCAAACGCGCAGGCATCACCCCTTTCACGCCGAGCTACAAAGAGGGGCTCTGCTTCGTCAACGGCTGCACCTCGATAAACGCCATGGGCGCGCTCGCCGCTTATGACGCGAGGAACCTTGTGGCCACGGCGGACGTCGTCGCCGCCTGCACGCTGGAGGCCCTAAGCGCGAACCTCAAGGCCTTCGACGAAAGGGTGATGGCGGTGAAGCCCCACAATGAACAGGCCGCGACCGCCGCGCATTTGAGGGAGATCCTCGCGGAGAGCGCCTTCCTTAAAGAAAACGGCGGCAAAAACCTTCAGGACGCGCTCTCGCTGCGCTGTGTGCCGCAGGCGCACGGCGCGGCGCGCAAGACCGTCGACGACGCCGTGGAGGCGATCGTGACCGAAATAAATTCCTGCTGCGACAACCCGATAATCCACCCGAGCGGCGAAGCGCTGAGCGCCTGCAACAGCGACTCCGGCTTTGTCGGCATCGAGAGCGACTCCATCTGTATCGCCATGGGCTACCTGGCAAAGATCTCCGAACGGCGCACCGACCGCATGGTCAACGAGCATGTGAGCGGCCTGCCGCCGTTCCTCGTCGCGAACCCCGGTGAAAACAGCGGCTACATGATCGTCCAGTACTCATCGGCGGGGCTGGTGGGTGAGATACGCGTCCTTTCGCATCCCGCCTCCGTCGATTCCGTCCCCACCTGCGCCTTCCAGGAGGACTACGTCAGCATGGGCTACAACGCCGCGATGAAGGCCTATAAAGTCGTGCGTCTCGCGGAATATGTCCTCGGCAACGAACTGCTTACCGCAGTACAGGCCGCGGGGCTCCGCGCGCAAAAAGAGCTGCCGCTCTCGCCCGTGACCGCCGCCGTCGGCGCGGCCGTGCGCGAAAAGGCTCCCTTTATGGAAAACGACCATTACATCTCGCCCGACATGGAGTGGGCGCGCGAACTCGTGCACTCGGGCCGCGTCAGGGAAACGGCCGAGCGCTATATAGGCGGCCTGTATTAA
- the kdpC gene encoding K(+)-transporting ATPase subunit C: MTLRAVTIRSLIYFALMTVITGIIYPLAVTGIAKLVFPYEAGGSIIRVDGRKYGAENLGQPYRSPGRLWGRQMNIDAGFTGADGGPAAYAWPSNLSPAGKKLERLIAGRVKEIRKANPAMGDKPVPVELVTSSGGGLDPHISPAAALYQVPRIAAAAGLSEAEVTKIIKKHTEGRLLGIIGEPRVHVLKVNLELGGILK, translated from the coding sequence ATGACATTGAGAGCAGTTACGATTCGTTCGCTAATATATTTTGCGCTGATGACCGTGATCACGGGGATCATATATCCTCTCGCGGTGACGGGGATCGCCAAGTTGGTCTTTCCCTATGAGGCCGGCGGCTCCATCATCCGGGTCGATGGCCGGAAATACGGCGCGGAGAATCTCGGGCAGCCATACCGCTCGCCCGGCCGCCTCTGGGGGCGTCAGATGAACATCGACGCCGGCTTCACCGGCGCGGACGGCGGGCCGGCGGCCTACGCCTGGCCCTCAAATCTGAGCCCCGCCGGGAAAAAACTTGAAAGGCTGATCGCCGGGCGCGTGAAGGAGATACGCAAGGCAAACCCGGCTATGGGGGATAAGCCGGTGCCCGTCGAGCTCGTAACAAGCTCCGGCGGCGGCCTCGACCCTCACATCTCCCCCGCGGCGGCCCTCTATCAGGTGCCGCGCATCGCGGCCGCCGCCGGCCTCTCCGAGGCGGAGGTGACAAAAATCATCAAAAAACATACCGAGGGGCGTTTGCTGGGAATAATCGGTGAACCGCGCGTCCATGTTTTGAAGGTAAACCTCGAACTGGGCGGAATCCTGAAATAA
- a CDS encoding LysR family transcriptional regulator: MESSRCKAFLISAETGSFSKAAEILGYTPSGVSQLVTAFENDLGFPLLLRNKRGVMPTPDGERIAVAVRELLSQERRIYEIAAEIKGLSLGEVTIATYPSISTHWLPGVIRGFREEYPHIKIKLMEGIRQEIIQWLEEKRADVAFMSHKEPMSYDWIPLAEDQMLAVLPKTHQLARAAAYPLQKCRDESFIMPALGRDADVAALFEKNGLEPDVQFTTLQSFAALSMVEQGLGMTVINELITRNWPCDVVKLPLDPPQKIILGMALFSLENAAPAVKRFVKYAAGRLNCPGGAVPCA, translated from the coding sequence GTGGAGAGCTCAAGGTGCAAGGCTTTTTTGATCTCCGCGGAGACAGGCAGTTTTTCAAAGGCGGCCGAGATTCTTGGCTACACGCCCTCCGGCGTGAGCCAGCTGGTGACGGCCTTTGAAAACGATCTTGGGTTTCCCCTTCTGCTGCGGAACAAAAGGGGGGTAATGCCGACGCCGGACGGCGAAAGGATCGCCGTCGCCGTAAGGGAGCTATTATCGCAGGAGCGGCGCATCTACGAAATCGCGGCCGAGATCAAGGGGCTTTCGCTCGGCGAAGTGACGATCGCCACCTATCCAAGCATCTCGACGCACTGGCTGCCGGGCGTTATCAGGGGCTTCCGCGAGGAGTATCCGCACATCAAGATCAAACTCATGGAGGGCATCCGGCAGGAGATAATCCAATGGCTTGAGGAAAAAAGGGCGGACGTGGCTTTTATGAGCCATAAAGAACCCATGTCGTACGACTGGATCCCTCTGGCCGAGGACCAGATGCTCGCGGTGCTGCCGAAGACGCACCAGCTTGCACGGGCGGCGGCCTACCCGCTGCAAAAGTGCCGCGACGAAAGCTTCATCATGCCGGCCCTCGGGCGCGACGCCGACGTGGCGGCGCTCTTTGAAAAAAACGGCTTGGAGCCGGACGTACAATTCACCACGCTGCAAAGCTTCGCGGCGCTCTCAATGGTCGAGCAGGGACTGGGGATGACCGTCATCAACGAACTGATCACCCGCAACTGGCCCTGCGACGTGGTAAAACTCCCGCTTGATCCGCCGCAGAAGATAATACTCGGGATGGCCCTCTTTTCGCTGGAAAACGCCGCCCCCGCGGTAAAGCGTTTCGTCAAATACGCCGCCGGGAGGTTAAACTGCCCGGGAGGGGCCGTGCCGTGCGCATAA
- a CDS encoding 4Fe-4S binding protein has product MRASPEGEAAAIEHPERCAVCGSCRLVCPAGAIDVYKE; this is encoded by the coding sequence ATGAGGGCCTCCCCTGAAGGAGAGGCCGCCGCGATAGAACATCCCGAGCGCTGCGCCGTCTGCGGAAGCTGCCGGCTCGTTTGCCCGGCTGGCGCGATAGATGTATACAAGGAATGA
- a CDS encoding NifB/NifX family molybdenum-iron cluster-binding protein translates to MAGSIKCRRVCSRPAALRFMPDAVAAEILDLSLEELESLRLCDLEGLDQETAARRMGVSRGTLQRIIYSAHAKVAEALCTGKGIFINGGNYEIAGQWCGGMARCRRCPFVSESGKALRERMETIMKSGIIAVTEDNGEVFQHFGHTRYFALYEIRDGAVASRKIIDAEGSGHSALGGFLRENGVSLLICGGIGGGAKNVLAAAGIELVSGVSGSVDEAVKRFLAGELKDDPAAECDHHHHEEISGDCHGCGHGASHGCH, encoded by the coding sequence ATGGCCGGAAGCATAAAATGCCGCCGCGTATGCAGCCGCCCCGCGGCGCTGCGCTTCATGCCTGACGCGGTCGCCGCGGAGATACTCGACCTTTCGCTTGAGGAGCTTGAAAGCCTGCGCCTTTGCGACCTTGAGGGGCTCGATCAGGAGACGGCGGCGCGTCGGATGGGCGTTTCGCGCGGCACGCTGCAGCGCATCATCTATTCCGCGCACGCCAAGGTCGCGGAAGCGCTCTGCACGGGCAAGGGCATCTTCATCAACGGCGGCAATTATGAGATCGCCGGGCAGTGGTGCGGCGGCATGGCCAGATGCAGGCGCTGCCCCTTTGTCAGCGAGAGCGGCAAGGCTCTCAGGGAAAGGATGGAAACGATCATGAAAAGCGGAATAATAGCGGTAACGGAAGATAACGGAGAGGTTTTTCAGCATTTTGGACATACGCGCTACTTCGCGCTCTATGAGATCAGGGACGGCGCGGTGGCGTCGCGGAAGATAATCGACGCGGAAGGCAGCGGCCATTCCGCGCTCGGCGGCTTCCTGCGCGAGAACGGCGTCAGCCTGCTCATCTGCGGCGGCATCGGCGGCGGCGCGAAGAACGTCCTCGCGGCGGCGGGCATAGAGCTCGTCTCCGGCGTCAGCGGCTCCGTCGACGAAGCGGTGAAGCGTTTTCTCGCCGGCGAACTCAAAGACGACCCCGCGGCGGAGTGCGACCACCACCACCACGAAGAGATATCCGGCGACTGCCATGGCTGCGGCCACGGAGCCTCGCACGGCTGCCATTAA